A genomic region of Colletotrichum destructivum chromosome 1, complete sequence contains the following coding sequences:
- a CDS encoding Putative Methyltransferase domain-containing protein: MASNPAHLEPSKLGTKEYWSTLYTTELTNNASNPDDRGTVWFDDSDAESKLLTYLEDLTESAPFDHSLRQSDASFLDLGCGNGSLLFALRDEGWAGRALGVDYAPQSVELARRIAAQRQRSSPQYQDDENEDTADAGAEGEEREEEEEAKEPEFREWDVLNGPWETVLNGAQTQGWDVVLDKGTFDAICLSDEKDARGRRICEGYRGRALRLVRPGGLLLITSCNWTEEELRAWFEGPANEGDTGRFVAVGKVDYPSFTFGGAKGQTISSLCFQRQA; encoded by the exons ATGGCTTCAAACCCCGCTCACTTGGAGCCCTCCAAGCTCGGAACTAAAGAATA CTGGTCTACCCTCTACACCACCGAGCTCACAAACAACGCCTCCAACCCCGATGACCGCGGCACCGTCTGGTtcgacgactcggacgccGAGTCCAAGCTCCTGACCTACCTCGAGGACCTTACCGAGTCCGCCCCTTTCGACCACTCCCTCCGCCAGTCTGACGCATCCtttctcgacctcggctgCGGCAACGGCTCCCTTCTCTTCGCCCTCCGCGACGAAGGGTGGGCCGGgcgcgccctcggcgtcgattACGCGCCCCAGAGCGTCGAGCTCGCGAGGCGCATCGCCGCGCAGAGACAACGGTCATCCCCCCAATACCAAGACGACGAAAACGAAGACACGGCAGACGCGGGggccgaaggagaagagagggaggaagaagaggaggccaaggagccCGAGTTCCGGGAGTGGGACGTCCTCAACGGGCCCTGGGAAACGGTCCTCAACGGCGCCCAGACCCAGGGCTGGGATGTCGTGCTCGACAAGGGCACCTTTGACGCCATCTGCCTCAGCGACGAAAAGGACGCCAGAGGCCGCCGCATTTGCGAGGGCTACCGCGGCCGCGCGCTCCGCCTCGTCAGGCCGGGCGGCCTGCTCCTCATTACGAGCTGCAACTGGACTGAGGAGGAGCTGAGAGCGTGGTTCGAAGGTCCCGCCAACGAAGGCGACACCGGccgcttcgtcgccgtcggcaaaGTGGATTATCCTAGCTTCACCTTTGGTGGCGCCAAGGGCCAAACCATTAGCAGCCTGTGTTTCCAGAGACAGGCCTAG
- a CDS encoding Putative armadillo-like helical protein, whose protein sequence is MADAPNTQDELYPIAVLIDELKHDDVLLRLNAIHRLSTIALALGAERTREELIPFLDESVEDEDEVLVALSGELGNFIEYVGGAQWGHVLLSPLENLAAIEEPVVRDKAVESLNKICEELSSQQVEEYFIPLTVRLSKADWFTSKVSGCGLYTTPYKKVSPPVQEELRKQFGQLVHDETPMVRRQAATNLAKFVKEMPAAIVVEEMIPLFQHLAQDDQDSVRLLTVEILISIAEVVPKEQQSSHGVLLTSLRNLIEDKSWRVRYMIADRFEKISKAVDEEVVSRDLVPSFVKLLKDNEAEVRTAIAGQIPGFCALVDRTVLLNDIMSSVEDLVSDTSQHVRAALGTQISGLAPILGKQETIDHLLPMFLQMLKDEFPEVRLHIISKLELVNQVIGIDLLSQSLLPAIVQLAEDKQWRVRLAIIEYIPLLASQLGVKFFDEKLSNLCMSWLGDTVFSIREAATHNLKKLTEVFGVEWASEAIIPKVMAMGNHPNYLYRMTTAFAITTLASVVSLDVIADKILPMLDKLVDDEIPNIRFNVAKTYGVLIDVLRRLPEEGTIYSLEKEGNAFTASPRGMELIQTRVIPKLEKLQKDDDVDVRYFATTSANSVSGPSAGEPMNTSP, encoded by the exons ATGGCAGACGCGCCGAATACCCAGGACGAGCTTTACCCCATCGCCGTCCTCATCGATGAGCTAAAG CACGACGATGTCCTTCTGCGTCTCAATGCCATCCACCGCCTGTCCACCATCGCCCTTGCCCTGGGCGCCGAGCGCACGCGAGAGGAATTGATTCCCTTCCTCGACG AGtccgtcgaggacgaagacgaggtaTTGGTCGCTCTCAGCGGCGAGCTGGGCAACTTCATCGAGTATGTCGGAGGCGCCCAATGGGGCCAtgttcttctttcccccctcgAGAATCTCGCTGCGATCGAAGAGCCCGTCGTGCGGGACAAG GCCGTCGAGTCCCTCAACAAGATCTGCGAGGAGCTCTCTTCCCAGCAAGTCGAAGAATATTTTATTCCCTTGACGGTCCGACTGTCAAAAGCAGACTGGTTCACCTCCAAGGTGTCCGGCTGCGGCCTCTACACAACGCCCTACAAGAAGGTATCCCCGCCTGTGCAAGAAGAGCTCCGGAAGCAGTTCGGCCAGCTTGTTCACGATGAGACGCCCATGGTCAGACGCCAAGCTGCCACCAACCTTGCGAAATTTGTCAAGGAGATGCCAGCTGCTATTGTCGTCGAGGAAATGATACCCCTTTTCCAGCACCTCGCCCAAGACGACCAGGACAGCGTCCGCCTCCTCACCGTCGAGATCCTCATTTCCATCGCCGAAGTCGTGCCCAAGGAGCAGCAGTCGAGCCACGGTGTCCTTCTTACTTCCCTGCGCAACCTGATCGAGGACAAGAGCTGGAGAGTCAGGTACATGATTGCCGACAGATTCGAAAAG ATTtccaaggccgtcgacgaagaggTCGTTTCAAGGGATCTGGTGCCATCGTTTGTCAAGCTTCTCAAGGACAATGAGGCCGAGGTTCGGACCGCCATCGCCGGACAAATACCCGGCTTCTGTGCTCTGGTCGACCGAACCGTTCTCCTGAACGATATCATGAGCAGCGTTGAGGACCTTGTTTCCGACACTTCTCAGCACGTTAGAGCTGCCCTCGGAACTCAGATTAGCGGTCTAGCTCCCATTCTGGGCAAGCAAGA GACCATTGACCATCTTCTGCCTATGTTCTTGCAAATGCTGAAGGACGAGTTCCCCGAAGTCCGCCTGCATATCATTTCGAAGCTTGAGCTGGTCAACCAAG tcatcggcatcgaccttCTCTCACAGTCTCTCCTCCCTGCCATCGTTCAGCTTGCTGAGGATAAGCAGTGGCGAGTACGATTGGCCATCATCGAGTACATCCCTCTCCTTGCCAGCCAGCTTGGAGTCAAGTTcttcgacgagaagctcagCAACCTCTGCATGAGCTGGCTCGGCGACACAGTCTTTTCGATCCGTGAGGCCGCGACGCATAACTTGAAGAAGCTCACTGAGGTATTTGGGGTTGAATGGGCAAGCGAGGCGATCATTCCCAAGGTTATGGCTATGGGCAACCACCCCAACTACCTATACCGAATGACGACCGCCTTCGCCATCACC ACCCTCGCTTCGGTAGTTAGCCTCGATGTTATTGCTGACAAGATCCTGCCCATGCTGGAcaagctcgttgacgacgagATCCCGAACATCCGCTTCAACGTTGCTAAGACATATGGCGTTCTGATTGACGTTCTGCGCCGTCTGCCGGAAGAGGGCACCATCTACTcgctggagaaggagggcaacGCCTTCACCGCGTCCCCGAGGGGCATGGAGCTGATCCAGACGCGCGTCATCCCCAAGCTTGAGAAGCTGCAAaaagacgacgacgtcgacgtgcGGTACTTCGCGACAACGTCGGCAAACAGCGTGTCTGGACCTTCTGCGGGCGAGCCTATGAATACATCACCATAG
- a CDS encoding Class II Aminoacyl-tRNA synthetase/Biotinyl protein ligase (BPL) and lipoyl protein ligase (LPL): MPTISVNKYDLYKALGQNFTTQEFEDLCFEFGIELDEDTENDERPIVNGVQEPPQLKIEIPANRYDMLCFEGIALMLNIFRGTVAAPNYKVVEPKNPETQVITVAQDTGKIRPLVAGAILRNIKFTQDSYDSFIGLQDKLHMNLARQRTLVAIGTHDLDTIQGPFTYEALPPKDIKFKPLNQTKEMDGEELMQFYEGDKHLGKYLHIIKDSPVYPVIYDKNRVVCSLPPIINGDHSKITVDTKNVFIEMTATDATKLDIVCDMMVTMFSQYCSEPFTVEPVRIVSEHNGASRTTPTLAPRNIDVEIDYLNACTGLNETPETLCKLLTKMAYIAKPSTKDSNLLSVSIPVTRADVLHQCDVMEDLAICYGYNNLPRSSPNKSATIGAPLMINKLADIVRTEAAMSGWSEVMPLILCSHDENFAWLNRKDDGKTAVKLANPKTAEYQVVRTSLVPGLLKTIRENKKHSVPIKIFESADVVFKDESLERKARNERHFGAAWYGKTSGFEIVHGLLDRILLMLRTAFLTHDEGLTAGKRVDFKIVENPSKPDGYWIEEIDEATFFPGHAAAIYLRLGGKEARIGEFGILHPTVLEKFDLKYPVSTLEINLEVFL, translated from the exons ATGCCTACCATATCCGTCAACAAGTACGATCTGTACAAGGCCTTGGGCCAAAA CTTCACAACCCAGGAGTTTGAAGACCTCTGCTTTGAATTCGGCatcgagctggacgaggacacCGAAAATGACGAGCGACCCATTGTCAATGGCGTGCAAGAGCCGCCCCAGCTCAAGATCGAGATCCCCGCTAATCGATACGACATGCTGTGCTTCGAGGGCATAGCGCTCATGCTCAACATCTTCAGAGGAACCGTCGCTGCCCCCAACTacaaggtcgtcgagcccAAGAACCCCGAGACTCAGGTCATCACTGTTGCCCAGGACACCGGCAAGATCCGTCCCCTTGTCGCCGGTGCCATCCTCCGCAATATCAAATTTACCCAAGACAGCTACGACTCCTTCATCGGTCTCCAGGACAAGTTACACATGAACCTGGCGAGACAAAGAACACTGGTGGCCATTGGAACTCACGATCTCGACACGATACAAGGTCCCTTCACATACGAGGCCCTACCCCCTAAGGATATCAAGTTTAAGCCCCTGAACCAGACCAAGGAGAtggacggcgaggagctgaTGCAGTTCTACGAGGGTGACAAGCACCTCGGCAAGTACTTGCACATCATCAAGGACTCGCCCGTTTACCCTGTCATTTACGACAAGAACCGCGTCGTCTGCTCCTTGCCGCCCATCATCAACGGTGACCACTCCAAGATCACCGTGGACACCAAGAACGTCTTCATTGAGATGACAGCCACCGACGCCACTAAGCTGGATATCGTATGCGACATGATGGTCACCATGTTCTCGCAGTACTGCTCCGAGCCCTTCACCGTCGAGCCCGTCAGGATCGTCTCCGAGCACAACGGTGCTTCGAGAACGACACCCACCCTGGCGCCCCGCAACATCGATGTCGAGATCGACTACCTCAACGCCTGCACTGGCCTCAACGAGACCCCCGAGACTCTGTGCAAGCTCCTCACCAAGATGGCCTACATCGCTAAGCCTTCTACTAAGGACAGCAACCTCCTGAGCGTGTCCATCCCCGTCACCCGTGCCGATGTGCTCCACCAGTGCGATGTTATGGAGGACCTGGCCATCTGCTACGGATACAACAACCTTCCTAGATCTTCTCCCAACAAGAGCGCAACCATTGGCGCTCCTCTCATGATCAACAAGCTCGCCGATATTGTCCGGACAGAAGCCGCCATGTCCGGCTGGAGCGAGGTCATGCCTCTGATTCTTTGCAGCCACGACGAGAACTTTGCTTGGCTCAACAGAAAGGACGATGGCAAGACCGCGGTCAAGCTTGCCAACCCCAAGACCGCCGAGTACCAGGTTGTGAGGACATCCTTAGTCCCCGGCCTCCTCAAGACCATCCGCGAGAACAAGAAGCACAGTGTACCCATCAAGATTTTCGAGTCGGCGGACGTCGTCTTCAAGGATGAGTCACTGGAGCGCAAGGCTCGCAACGAGCGCCACTTCGGTGCTGCCTGGTACGGCAAGACCAGCGGCTTCGAGATTGTACACGGCCTCCTTGATCGCATCCTCCTGATGCTTCGTACCGCCTTCCTCACCCACGACGAGGGTTTGACGGCCGGCAAGCGCGTTGACTTCAAGATCGTCGAGAACCCCAGCAAGCCTGATGGTTACTGGATTGAGgagatcgacgaggccaCTTTTTTCCCTGGCCACGCGGCTGCCATCTATCTGCGCCTCGGAGGCAAGGAGGCGCGCATCGGCGAATTCGGCATCCTGCACCCCACCGTACTGGAGAAGTTTGACTTGAA ATACCCCGTGAGTACCCTCGAGATCAACCTCGAGGTCTTCTTGTAG